One Oncorhynchus keta strain PuntledgeMale-10-30-2019 chromosome 11, Oket_V2, whole genome shotgun sequence DNA window includes the following coding sequences:
- the LOC118373918 gene encoding zinc finger MYM-type protein 3-like isoform X2: protein MQHFSYSNIEYFQVQSMEPTGHPETSGSFQMATENVHLDLLSTQTDMDMFSGHANMGLLPAQTDVDLQTDMEVTCSQGTEGQSGQQQQNLDELTTFLTQSERERQKTQDSLSILGDPDSLELSKAQVEEFYSRTVVPGPSDLPEPSGPATGLSQDEWSGQGHTEAWPEMGAEPRTDRLEVTEGTQTLTGTLLPERMDIVLEDPSAPSQDDVDPNMPSIVSVEGSHSEDGPGKEEALSFFGLVPKVEDTGTVDKKNEREQPVRGSMSPLSSWAQPLTPGEAEDQTETEVAIEDPKVSQSGQNTTGRKRGRPRRGEVRKNITSDGDQLSDSDSDDTADDPRDTDFDPARSGLRRSPRASQRSHNTLSPRLIAPKPPCPASTPGYTQRSGGPPPPRLPPPRQPTRVLCANCSGMLQSGQTAYQRRGQPQLFCSSTCLNSFGKKVPKKKPCAFCKRDMGNSKDTMLAQVGQSQSFQEFCNNTCLSLYESRLEKGPKQPPKPSTPGQRCSVCNHMREINHEVTMGNVIHLMCSDACFNRFRATKGLKTSCCDTCGTYINTFTSRPEYLLHEGQQRRFCNSSCLRLYKMKNTKVLSCQWCRTLCKIFDMLSMVDQYGMTKHFCSLCCIASHKVKISGDTVPSDACSFCKRSPSEPYYCKANETIYVFCSPSCWSTFQRNSPNGAIYFNCVSCHNMFNGKPEILDWQDSIYQFCCKECCEDYKRLNGVVSVCEHCKQEKPLHEKMKFSGVEKAFCSDGCILLYKQDFAKQLGLCCITCTYCSQTCSRAVTEEQDGNTWDFCSEDCKSKYFLWSLKEAKCHECKRQGQLLETIHWRGEIKHYCDEPCLLLFYSQQNQPNLDTKQGPESLLNSATCNSLDSMPPPAATKTSEATGRVLTRAVAKPAPPVTPAISQRNKSSMCKPMMTTTGVTCKPEMKSQSSQTDDFLLSPPVMLPVPVPVFVPVPLNMYCQYTPITMALPLPLPVPMFLPVTLDHIDKLVEYIKELKLQIPSDPLEADILAMADMIAEESKDLDSDQKAGPLPRDYSLFESSSQDDILSMAVNMDDVLTEPGQDPADELTKASLDLNPNVDFLFDCGMPPHATSPEQSSNAVVQKGPKRQAMPEMTLHDPLDSQPLGAGLNSSLGVKAWRAWSQSKHSDADDRKQKPLDLLLSSPEELNHGLSQFVQDIVHPRGPCYKPDSIFYLCLGIQQYLLENNRMVNIFTDQLYVTFAQELNKIVNKWLPSNGGLGSRVLEEHLWECKQLGVYSPFVLLNTLMFFNTKSFGLTTVEQHLQLSFATVTRQAKRRSTPHGMVKSSSVCYHPKSHLKRTSKEVGLGKRKRDEPSELEQQENRMNPLRCPVKFFEFYLSKCSDGVRSSCNAFYLQPEGTCMAESSRWYSDVPMDKGRLGIMLNRILAVKDVYDEHPAQEDMD, encoded by the exons ATGCAACATTTTAGCTACAGTAACATTGAATATTTTCAG gTGCAGAGTATGGAACCCACAGGGCATCCAGAAACCTCTGGCTCTTTTCAGATGGCCACTGAGAATGTGCACCTAGACCTTCTATCCACACAGACTGATATGGACATGTTTTCTGGGCACGCCAATATGGGCCTGCTGCCTGCTCAGACTGATGTAGACCTACAGACTGATATGGAGGTGACCTGCTCACAGGGAACAGAGGGACAAAgtgggcagcagcagcagaaccTTGATGAGCTGACAACCTTTCTCACCCAAtctgaaagagagaggcagaaaacTCAGGACAGCCTGAGCATCCTGGGGGACCCAGACTCATTGGAACTGTCCAAAGCCCAGGTGGAGGAGTTTTACAGCCGCACAGTCGTTCCCGGGCCCTCAGACCTTCCCGAACCTTCAGGCCCAGCTACAGGCCTCAGTCAGGATGAGTGGAGCGGGCAGGGCCACACAGAAGCCTGGCCAGAAATGGGTGCTGAGCCAAGGACAGACAGGCTGGAGGTCACAGAGGGAACTCAGACTTTAACTGGGACACTGTTGCCAGAGCGAATGGACATAGTACTAGAAGATCCCTCTGCACCTTCTCAAGATGATGTTGATCCAAATATGCCTTCTATAGTCAGCGTAGAGGGTTCACACTCTGAGGATGGTCCAGGCAAAGAGGAAGCCTTATCATTCTTTGGATTGGTGCCAAAGGTAGAAGACACAGGCACAGTAGACAAAAAGAATGAGAGAGAACAACCAGTGAGGGGCAGTATGTCCCCACTATCATCCTGGGCCCAACCATTGACACCAGGTGAAG CTGAGGACCAAACTGAAACTGAGGTCGCCATTGAGGATCCAAAAGTTTCTCAAAGTGGTCAAAATACTACG gggaggaagagaggccgTCCTCGTCGTGGAGAAGTGAGGAAAAACATTACGTCTGATGGAG ACCAGCTATCAGACAGCGACTCTGACGATACAGCTGACGATCCGAGGGACACAGACTTTGACCCTGCACGGTCAGGCCTCCGACGCTCCCCCAGGGCCTCCCAAAGGAGCCACAACACCCTGTCCCCCCGGCTCATTGCTCCCAAGCCGCCTTGCCCTGCCTCTACCCCTGGCTACACCCAGAGGTCTGGAGGACCCCCTCCACCCCGGCTGCCACCCCCTCGCCAGCCTACCAGAGTCCTCTGTGCCAACTGCAGTGGAATGCTGCAGAGCGGACAGACAGCCTACCAGCGCAGGGGTCAGCCTCAGCTCTTCTGCAGCTCCACCTGCCTTAACTCCTTTGGCAAGAAAGTCCCCAAGAAAAAGCCCTGTGCTTTCTGTAAAAG GGACATGGGGAATAGTAAGGACACCATGCTTGCACAGGTTGGCCAGTCACAATCCTTCCAAGAATTCTGCAACAACACTTGTCTTTCCCTATATGAGTCCCGGCTGGAGAAGGGTCCGAAACAGCCCCCCAAACCAAGTACCCCTGGCCAAAGATGCAGTGTGTGCAACCACATGCGTGAG ATCAACCATGAGGTAACCATGGGCAATGTGATTCACCTCATGTGCAGTGATGCCTGTTTCAACCGTTTCCGGGCCACCAAGGGCCTGAAGACCAGCTGCTGTGACACCTGTGGTAcctacatcaacaccttcacctCCCGGCCTGAGTACCTACTGCATGAGGGCCAACAGAGGAGGTTCTGTAACTCCTCCTGTCTCAGACTCTATAAGATG AAAAACACTAAGGTGCTCTCGTGCCAGTGGTGTAGGACTCTGTGTAAGATCTTTGACATGCTGTCTATGGTGGATCAGTATGGCATGACCAAACACTTCTGTTCTTTGTGCTGTATCGCTTCACATAAAGTGAAAATTTCTGGGGACACAG TTCCCAGTGACGCTTGCAGTTTCTGCAAAAGAAGCCCCTCTGAACCGTACTACTGTAAAGCAAATGAGACCATTTATGTCTTCTGTAGCCCTAGCTGTTGGAGCACATTTCAG CGCAACAGTCCCAATGGAGCCATCTACTTCAACTGTGTCTCCTGTCATAACATGTTCAATGGGAAACCAGAAATCTTAGATTGGCAG GACTCAATATATCAGTTTTGCTGTAAGGAGTGCTGTGAGGACTACAAGCGCCTGAATGGTGTGGTTTCTGTGTGTGAGCACTGCAAGCAAGAGAAACCTCTGCATGAGAAGATGAAGTTCTCTGGGGTGGAGAAGGCGTTCTGCAGTGACG GTTGCATACTACTATACAAGCAAGACTTTGCTAAACAACTGGGCCTGTGCTGTATAACTTGTACATACTGTTCTCAGACCTGCTCACGGGCGGTCACAGAGGAACAGGATGGCAACACGTGGGACTTCTGCAGCGAAGATTGTAAAAGCAAATACTTCCTGTGGTCCCTGAAA GAAGCAAAGTGCCATGAATGCAAGCGTCAGGGGCAGCTCCTGGAGACTATCCACTGGAGGGGAGAGATCAAACACTACTGTGACGAGCCGTGCCTCCTGCTCTTCTACAGCCAACAGAACCAGCCCAACCTAGACACCAAGCAGGGGCCTGAGAGCCTGCTCAACAGTGCTACAT GTAATTCCCTAGATTCTATGCCTCCTCCTGCTGCGACAAAGACAAGTGAA GCCACAGGAAGGGTACTGACTAGGGCTGTAGCCAAGCCTGCTCCTCCCGTCACTCCAGCTATCTCCCAAAGGAACAAATCCTCCATGTGTAAACCCATGATGACTACTACCGGTGTCACATGTAAACCTGAGATGAAGTCCCAGAGTTCCCAGACAG atGATTTCTTGCTGTCTCCACCTGTGATGTTGCCGGTCCCTGTGCCTGTGTTTGTTCCTGTGCCTTTGAATATGTATTGTCAATACACTCCCATAACAATGGCCCTGCCTCTGCCG CTCCCAGTCCCCATGTTCCTACCTGTCACACTGGATCATATCGATAAGCTTGTGGAATATATAAAAGAGCTGAAACTCCAGATCCCGTCTGATCCACTGGAGGCTGACATTCTGGCCATGGCAGACATGATAGCAGAGGAGAGTAAAG ATCTGGACAGTGATCAGAAAGCAGGCCCGTTGCCGAGGGACTACAGCTTATTTGAGTCTTCATCCCAAGATGACATCCTCTCCATGGCTGTCAATATGGATGATGTACTGACTGAGCCAGGTCAAGACCCAGCAGATGAGCTCACCAAAG CTTCCCTGGACCTGAACCCCAATGTTGATTTTCTCTTTGACTGTGGGATGCCGCCACATGCTACTTCACCAGAGCAGAGCTCCAACGCCGTTGTTCAGAAG GGTCCCAAGCGTCAGGCCATGCCAGAGATGACCTTACATGATCCCCTGGACAGTCAGCCTCTTGGTGCTGGCTTGAACAGCTCCCTTGGGGTCAAAGCCTGGAGGGCATGGTCCCAAAGCAAGCACTCAGACGCTGATGACAGAAAAC AGAAACCATTAGACCTTCTGTTGAGTAGTCCTGAGGAACTGAACCATGGCCTGTCACAGTTTGTCCAAGACATTGTTCATCCCAGAGGACCGTGCTACAAGCCTGACAGCATATTTTACCTATGTCTTGGTATTCAACAG TATCTCCTCGAAAACAACCGGATGGTGAATATATTCACAGACCAGTTATATGTCACCTTTGCCCAGGAGCTGAATAAGATTGTCAACAAATGGCTGCCATCTAACG GTGGTCTCGGTTCTCGTGTCCTGGAGGAGCACCTGTGGGAGTGTAAACAGCTGGGTGTGTACTCACCCTTCGTCCTGCTCAACACCCTCATGTTCTTCAACACCAAGTCCTTTGGCCTGACCACTGTGGAGCAGCACCTCCAGCTCTCCTTCGCTACAGTCACGCGCCAGGCCAAGAGGAGGTCTACACCACATGGCATGGTCAAGTCATCTAGTGTCTGCTACCACCCCAAATCACATCTCAAGAGAACCAGCAAAG aggtcggCTTGGGAAAGAGGAAACGAGATGAGCCTTCTGAGCTGGAGCAACAAGAGAACCGGATGAACCCTCTTAGATGCCCCGTCAAATTCTTTGAGTTCTACCTCTCCAAATG CTCTGATGGTGTGCGGAGCAGCTGCAATGCATTCTACCTGCAGCCGGAGGGCACATGTATGGCAGAGAGTTCTCGCTGGTACTCTGATGTCCCCATGGACAAGGGCAGGCTGGGAATTATGCTCAACAGGATCCTGGCTGTCAAGGATGTCTATGATGAGCACCCAGCACAGGAAGACATGGACTGA
- the LOC118373918 gene encoding zinc finger MYM-type protein 3-like isoform X1 has protein sequence MQHFSYSNIEYFQVQSMEPTGHPETSGSFQMATENVHLDLLSTQTDMDMFSGHANMGLLPAQTDVDLQTDMEVTCSQGTEGQSGQQQQNLDELTTFLTQSERERQKTQDSLSILGDPDSLELSKAQVEEFYSRTVVPGPSDLPEPSGPATGLSQDEWSGQGHTEAWPEMGAEPRTDRLEVTEGTQTLTGTLLPERMDIVLEDPSAPSQDDVDPNMPSIVSVEGSHSEDGPGKEEALSFFGLVPKVEDTGTVDKKNEREQPVRGSMSPLSSWAQPLTPGEAEDQTETEVAIEDPKVSQSGQNTTGRKRGRPRRGEVRKNITSDGDQLSDSDSDDTADDPRDTDFDPARSGLRRSPRASQRSHNTLSPRLIAPKPPCPASTPGYTQRSGGPPPPRLPPPRQPTRVLCANCSGMLQSGQTAYQRRGQPQLFCSSTCLNSFGKKVPKKKPCAFCKRDMGNSKDTMLAQVGQSQSFQEFCNNTCLSLYESRLEKGPKQPPKPSTPGQRCSVCNHMREINHEVTMGNVIHLMCSDACFNRFRATKGLKTSCCDTCGTYINTFTSRPEYLLHEGQQRRFCNSSCLRLYKMKNTKVLSCQWCRTLCKIFDMLSMVDQYGMTKHFCSLCCIASHKVKISGDTVPSDACSFCKRSPSEPYYCKANETIYVFCSPSCWSTFQRNSPNGAIYFNCVSCHNMFNGKPEILDWQDSIYQFCCKECCEDYKRLNGVVSVCEHCKQEKPLHEKMKFSGVEKAFCSDGCILLYKQDFAKQLGLCCITCTYCSQTCSRAVTEEQDGNTWDFCSEDCKSKYFLWSLKEAKCHECKRQGQLLETIHWRGEIKHYCDEPCLLLFYSQQNQPNLDTKQGPESLLNSATCNSLDSMPPPAATKTSEATGRVLTRAVAKPAPPVTPAISQRNKSSMCKPMMTTTGVTCKPEMKSQSSQTDDFLLSPPVMLPVPVPVFVPVPLNMYCQYTPITMALPLPLPVPMFLPVTLDHIDKLVEYIKELKLQIPSDPLEADILAMADMIAEESKGKGSSDLSDLDSDQKAGPLPRDYSLFESSSQDDILSMAVNMDDVLTEPGQDPADELTKASLDLNPNVDFLFDCGMPPHATSPEQSSNAVVQKGPKRQAMPEMTLHDPLDSQPLGAGLNSSLGVKAWRAWSQSKHSDADDRKQKPLDLLLSSPEELNHGLSQFVQDIVHPRGPCYKPDSIFYLCLGIQQYLLENNRMVNIFTDQLYVTFAQELNKIVNKWLPSNGGLGSRVLEEHLWECKQLGVYSPFVLLNTLMFFNTKSFGLTTVEQHLQLSFATVTRQAKRRSTPHGMVKSSSVCYHPKSHLKRTSKEVGLGKRKRDEPSELEQQENRMNPLRCPVKFFEFYLSKCSDGVRSSCNAFYLQPEGTCMAESSRWYSDVPMDKGRLGIMLNRILAVKDVYDEHPAQEDMD, from the exons ATGCAACATTTTAGCTACAGTAACATTGAATATTTTCAG gTGCAGAGTATGGAACCCACAGGGCATCCAGAAACCTCTGGCTCTTTTCAGATGGCCACTGAGAATGTGCACCTAGACCTTCTATCCACACAGACTGATATGGACATGTTTTCTGGGCACGCCAATATGGGCCTGCTGCCTGCTCAGACTGATGTAGACCTACAGACTGATATGGAGGTGACCTGCTCACAGGGAACAGAGGGACAAAgtgggcagcagcagcagaaccTTGATGAGCTGACAACCTTTCTCACCCAAtctgaaagagagaggcagaaaacTCAGGACAGCCTGAGCATCCTGGGGGACCCAGACTCATTGGAACTGTCCAAAGCCCAGGTGGAGGAGTTTTACAGCCGCACAGTCGTTCCCGGGCCCTCAGACCTTCCCGAACCTTCAGGCCCAGCTACAGGCCTCAGTCAGGATGAGTGGAGCGGGCAGGGCCACACAGAAGCCTGGCCAGAAATGGGTGCTGAGCCAAGGACAGACAGGCTGGAGGTCACAGAGGGAACTCAGACTTTAACTGGGACACTGTTGCCAGAGCGAATGGACATAGTACTAGAAGATCCCTCTGCACCTTCTCAAGATGATGTTGATCCAAATATGCCTTCTATAGTCAGCGTAGAGGGTTCACACTCTGAGGATGGTCCAGGCAAAGAGGAAGCCTTATCATTCTTTGGATTGGTGCCAAAGGTAGAAGACACAGGCACAGTAGACAAAAAGAATGAGAGAGAACAACCAGTGAGGGGCAGTATGTCCCCACTATCATCCTGGGCCCAACCATTGACACCAGGTGAAG CTGAGGACCAAACTGAAACTGAGGTCGCCATTGAGGATCCAAAAGTTTCTCAAAGTGGTCAAAATACTACG gggaggaagagaggccgTCCTCGTCGTGGAGAAGTGAGGAAAAACATTACGTCTGATGGAG ACCAGCTATCAGACAGCGACTCTGACGATACAGCTGACGATCCGAGGGACACAGACTTTGACCCTGCACGGTCAGGCCTCCGACGCTCCCCCAGGGCCTCCCAAAGGAGCCACAACACCCTGTCCCCCCGGCTCATTGCTCCCAAGCCGCCTTGCCCTGCCTCTACCCCTGGCTACACCCAGAGGTCTGGAGGACCCCCTCCACCCCGGCTGCCACCCCCTCGCCAGCCTACCAGAGTCCTCTGTGCCAACTGCAGTGGAATGCTGCAGAGCGGACAGACAGCCTACCAGCGCAGGGGTCAGCCTCAGCTCTTCTGCAGCTCCACCTGCCTTAACTCCTTTGGCAAGAAAGTCCCCAAGAAAAAGCCCTGTGCTTTCTGTAAAAG GGACATGGGGAATAGTAAGGACACCATGCTTGCACAGGTTGGCCAGTCACAATCCTTCCAAGAATTCTGCAACAACACTTGTCTTTCCCTATATGAGTCCCGGCTGGAGAAGGGTCCGAAACAGCCCCCCAAACCAAGTACCCCTGGCCAAAGATGCAGTGTGTGCAACCACATGCGTGAG ATCAACCATGAGGTAACCATGGGCAATGTGATTCACCTCATGTGCAGTGATGCCTGTTTCAACCGTTTCCGGGCCACCAAGGGCCTGAAGACCAGCTGCTGTGACACCTGTGGTAcctacatcaacaccttcacctCCCGGCCTGAGTACCTACTGCATGAGGGCCAACAGAGGAGGTTCTGTAACTCCTCCTGTCTCAGACTCTATAAGATG AAAAACACTAAGGTGCTCTCGTGCCAGTGGTGTAGGACTCTGTGTAAGATCTTTGACATGCTGTCTATGGTGGATCAGTATGGCATGACCAAACACTTCTGTTCTTTGTGCTGTATCGCTTCACATAAAGTGAAAATTTCTGGGGACACAG TTCCCAGTGACGCTTGCAGTTTCTGCAAAAGAAGCCCCTCTGAACCGTACTACTGTAAAGCAAATGAGACCATTTATGTCTTCTGTAGCCCTAGCTGTTGGAGCACATTTCAG CGCAACAGTCCCAATGGAGCCATCTACTTCAACTGTGTCTCCTGTCATAACATGTTCAATGGGAAACCAGAAATCTTAGATTGGCAG GACTCAATATATCAGTTTTGCTGTAAGGAGTGCTGTGAGGACTACAAGCGCCTGAATGGTGTGGTTTCTGTGTGTGAGCACTGCAAGCAAGAGAAACCTCTGCATGAGAAGATGAAGTTCTCTGGGGTGGAGAAGGCGTTCTGCAGTGACG GTTGCATACTACTATACAAGCAAGACTTTGCTAAACAACTGGGCCTGTGCTGTATAACTTGTACATACTGTTCTCAGACCTGCTCACGGGCGGTCACAGAGGAACAGGATGGCAACACGTGGGACTTCTGCAGCGAAGATTGTAAAAGCAAATACTTCCTGTGGTCCCTGAAA GAAGCAAAGTGCCATGAATGCAAGCGTCAGGGGCAGCTCCTGGAGACTATCCACTGGAGGGGAGAGATCAAACACTACTGTGACGAGCCGTGCCTCCTGCTCTTCTACAGCCAACAGAACCAGCCCAACCTAGACACCAAGCAGGGGCCTGAGAGCCTGCTCAACAGTGCTACAT GTAATTCCCTAGATTCTATGCCTCCTCCTGCTGCGACAAAGACAAGTGAA GCCACAGGAAGGGTACTGACTAGGGCTGTAGCCAAGCCTGCTCCTCCCGTCACTCCAGCTATCTCCCAAAGGAACAAATCCTCCATGTGTAAACCCATGATGACTACTACCGGTGTCACATGTAAACCTGAGATGAAGTCCCAGAGTTCCCAGACAG atGATTTCTTGCTGTCTCCACCTGTGATGTTGCCGGTCCCTGTGCCTGTGTTTGTTCCTGTGCCTTTGAATATGTATTGTCAATACACTCCCATAACAATGGCCCTGCCTCTGCCG CTCCCAGTCCCCATGTTCCTACCTGTCACACTGGATCATATCGATAAGCTTGTGGAATATATAAAAGAGCTGAAACTCCAGATCCCGTCTGATCCACTGGAGGCTGACATTCTGGCCATGGCAGACATGATAGCAGAGGAGAGTAAAGGCAAGGGCTCCTCTGATCTGTCTG ATCTGGACAGTGATCAGAAAGCAGGCCCGTTGCCGAGGGACTACAGCTTATTTGAGTCTTCATCCCAAGATGACATCCTCTCCATGGCTGTCAATATGGATGATGTACTGACTGAGCCAGGTCAAGACCCAGCAGATGAGCTCACCAAAG CTTCCCTGGACCTGAACCCCAATGTTGATTTTCTCTTTGACTGTGGGATGCCGCCACATGCTACTTCACCAGAGCAGAGCTCCAACGCCGTTGTTCAGAAG GGTCCCAAGCGTCAGGCCATGCCAGAGATGACCTTACATGATCCCCTGGACAGTCAGCCTCTTGGTGCTGGCTTGAACAGCTCCCTTGGGGTCAAAGCCTGGAGGGCATGGTCCCAAAGCAAGCACTCAGACGCTGATGACAGAAAAC AGAAACCATTAGACCTTCTGTTGAGTAGTCCTGAGGAACTGAACCATGGCCTGTCACAGTTTGTCCAAGACATTGTTCATCCCAGAGGACCGTGCTACAAGCCTGACAGCATATTTTACCTATGTCTTGGTATTCAACAG TATCTCCTCGAAAACAACCGGATGGTGAATATATTCACAGACCAGTTATATGTCACCTTTGCCCAGGAGCTGAATAAGATTGTCAACAAATGGCTGCCATCTAACG GTGGTCTCGGTTCTCGTGTCCTGGAGGAGCACCTGTGGGAGTGTAAACAGCTGGGTGTGTACTCACCCTTCGTCCTGCTCAACACCCTCATGTTCTTCAACACCAAGTCCTTTGGCCTGACCACTGTGGAGCAGCACCTCCAGCTCTCCTTCGCTACAGTCACGCGCCAGGCCAAGAGGAGGTCTACACCACATGGCATGGTCAAGTCATCTAGTGTCTGCTACCACCCCAAATCACATCTCAAGAGAACCAGCAAAG aggtcggCTTGGGAAAGAGGAAACGAGATGAGCCTTCTGAGCTGGAGCAACAAGAGAACCGGATGAACCCTCTTAGATGCCCCGTCAAATTCTTTGAGTTCTACCTCTCCAAATG CTCTGATGGTGTGCGGAGCAGCTGCAATGCATTCTACCTGCAGCCGGAGGGCACATGTATGGCAGAGAGTTCTCGCTGGTACTCTGATGTCCCCATGGACAAGGGCAGGCTGGGAATTATGCTCAACAGGATCCTGGCTGTCAAGGATGTCTATGATGAGCACCCAGCACAGGAAGACATGGACTGA